In one Desulfoferula mesophila genomic region, the following are encoded:
- a CDS encoding GntR family transcriptional regulator, which translates to MAQQPPSSFRRPSLGQEVTQHLKRQVVIGELRPGHRLVEERLAHDLGISRTPVREALHRLEQEGMLSKRPRGGYEVRPLTPEEVSDALGVRSALEGYAAELASRQAPEGAVDKLEANVDDFEKALDQEDEERLVEFNSQFHLLLCEASGSPLLLRLLGELQETVERISRAIISNMDAGKWSTEDHRAIIAAIKAGDGAKAHRLAREHVAHGADWIVSRMIDQELEL; encoded by the coding sequence GTGGCCCAACAACCCCCCAGCAGCTTCCGTCGCCCTTCCCTGGGGCAGGAAGTCACCCAACATCTCAAGCGCCAGGTGGTCATCGGCGAGCTAAGGCCGGGGCACCGCCTGGTGGAGGAGCGCCTGGCCCATGACCTGGGCATCAGCCGCACCCCGGTGCGCGAGGCCCTGCATCGTTTGGAGCAGGAGGGCATGCTCTCCAAGCGGCCCCGAGGCGGCTATGAGGTGCGGCCCCTCACGCCCGAGGAGGTCAGCGACGCCCTGGGAGTGCGCTCGGCGTTGGAGGGATATGCCGCCGAATTGGCCTCGCGCCAGGCCCCCGAGGGGGCGGTGGACAAGCTGGAGGCCAACGTAGACGATTTCGAGAAGGCCCTGGACCAGGAGGACGAGGAGCGGCTGGTGGAGTTCAACAGCCAGTTCCATCTGCTGCTCTGCGAGGCGTCCGGATCGCCCCTGCTTTTGCGCCTGCTGGGTGAGCTACAGGAGACGGTGGAGCGCATCTCCCGGGCCATCATCTCCAACATGGACGCGGGCAAGTGGTCCACCGAGGATCACCGGGCCATCATAGCGGCCATCAAGGCCGGGGACGGGGCCAAGGCCCACCGCCTGGCTCGGGAGCACGTGGCCCACGGGGCGGATTGGATCGTCTCGCGCATGATCGACCAGGAACTGGAACTCTAG
- a CDS encoding DVU0298 family protein, producing MRQLLEAEDFAASLQELTSLPPEPTLKQLQAGLPAAQPIMKWRAVTALGQVVRGLAARDLEPAREFVRRLLWCLNEESGAVPWGVAEALGEISANSPELAREYANLLTSYIWPQGNFIEFGPLLSGAVWGVGRLASVHPELARGCCALERLAQLLEWPDPAVRGMAAWALGWLGDAEALEPLGRMAEDTAVVELWDSGELRRATVAELATEAIEKISNTI from the coding sequence GTGCGCCAGCTTCTGGAGGCCGAGGACTTCGCGGCCTCCTTGCAAGAGCTGACCAGCCTGCCGCCCGAGCCGACGTTAAAGCAATTGCAGGCCGGATTGCCGGCCGCGCAACCCATCATGAAATGGCGGGCGGTCACGGCCCTGGGCCAGGTGGTCCGGGGCTTGGCCGCCCGTGATCTTGAACCGGCCCGCGAGTTCGTGCGCCGCTTGTTGTGGTGCCTCAACGAAGAGAGCGGGGCGGTGCCCTGGGGGGTGGCCGAAGCCCTGGGCGAGATCTCGGCCAACTCCCCGGAGCTGGCCCGGGAATACGCCAACCTGCTGACCTCCTACATCTGGCCCCAGGGCAACTTCATCGAATTCGGCCCCCTGCTCAGCGGCGCGGTGTGGGGGGTGGGGCGCCTGGCCTCGGTGCATCCCGAGCTGGCCCGGGGCTGCTGCGCCCTGGAGCGCCTGGCGCAACTGCTGGAGTGGCCCGACCCGGCGGTGCGGGGCATGGCGGCCTGGGCCCTGGGTTGGCTGGGCGATGCTGAAGCCCTGGAACCGCTGGGCCGGATGGCCGAGGACACCGCCGTGGTCGAACTTTGGGACAGTGGCGAACTGCGCCGCGCCACCGTAGCCGAGTTGGCCACCGAGGCCATAGAAAAGATAAGTAATACAATATAA